ATACGCCCGAAGAGGAAGAAGAGTAGCTGCCCTTCTTGCCCGCGACTACCGGTTAATTTATTGATCGTTTCGTCGAACAGGGATACGATGACGACGGTCCTCGCATCCACGCTCTCCGGCAAGCCCGTGTTGAGCACGAACGGCGAAAAACTCGGGACGATCGAGAACATCACGATGAACCTCGCGTCCGGCGAACTCGAGGACGTGTTCGTCGCGCCCGCGAAGGAAGTTCCGACCGCCACCGCCCGCGCGTTCGAGACGACTGACGACGGCACGCTGATCGTGCCCGCAGGATGCATGCGCGACGTCGACGATTATCTGTTAATCGAGCGGCCCGATCGATAGCCACGCGTTCGACGGGCGGCGGGTATTCCCGTCTCGAGAGTCACCATCAAAACACCGGTAGCCGCTCGCACGTCCCCG
The DNA window shown above is from Halopiger xanaduensis SH-6 and carries:
- a CDS encoding PRC-barrel domain-containing protein is translated as MTTVLASTLSGKPVLSTNGEKLGTIENITMNLASGELEDVFVAPAKEVPTATARAFETTDDGTLIVPAGCMRDVDDYLLIERPDR